Proteins encoded by one window of Chondromyces crocatus:
- the cyaY gene encoding iron donor protein CyaY — protein MSDASVPEQVYEAAADRTLRELQDRIMDLTDGPESDLSSGILTIEFEDGVKFVINSHRAARQIWMAAERSAWHFDYRHNEGRWVASKSGDELWNAVDAVLSRKLGRPIHLAR, from the coding sequence ATGAGCGACGCGTCGGTTCCGGAGCAGGTGTATGAGGCGGCCGCAGATCGGACGCTCCGGGAGCTGCAGGATCGGATCATGGATCTGACCGACGGACCGGAGTCGGATCTGTCGAGCGGCATCCTGACGATCGAGTTCGAGGATGGGGTGAAGTTCGTGATCAACAGCCACCGTGCGGCGCGGCAGATCTGGATGGCCGCGGAGCGTTCGGCCTGGCACTTCGATTACCGGCACAACGAAGGGCGCTGGGTGGCATCGAAGAGCGGGGATGAGCTCTGGAACGCTGTGGACGCGGTGCTGTCCCGGAAGCTCGGCAGGCCCATCCATCTGGCCAGGTGA
- a CDS encoding proprotein convertase P-domain-containing protein, which produces MRTPDRQLGTGVGVALLVAAAMSALSCTLDVMGTGPDAADPDGNGGTGAGSAGSAGEGGGDAGGGGPGTGGEGGSGEPVPRCGDGAIDAGERCDDGNGVSGDGCSACGVDDGYTCSGAPSVCEEATLTPFTEGPRLGISIPDDARYDGSLASMVCVPIAVTTASDALVRQVELSVGIQHPYLGDLVIKVASPDETVLTVMSRPGVNDPEDSSFGSNGDSSNLEAAHPIRFADGEARSAQTMGSSIGGGSVVCKDDNRCDYAPAPERGPGTAFSDFHGKPATGSWRVCVADGDTNDSGSIDMVSLSILAW; this is translated from the coding sequence GTGAGGACCCCGGATCGACAGCTCGGCACAGGTGTTGGCGTCGCGCTCCTCGTCGCTGCGGCGATGAGTGCGCTCTCCTGCACCCTCGATGTGATGGGAACGGGACCCGATGCGGCGGATCCGGATGGAAACGGCGGCACAGGTGCGGGAAGCGCTGGCAGTGCGGGCGAGGGGGGAGGCGATGCCGGCGGTGGCGGACCTGGAACCGGTGGAGAGGGAGGCTCGGGGGAGCCCGTGCCGCGATGTGGTGACGGCGCGATCGATGCCGGTGAGCGTTGCGACGATGGCAACGGGGTCTCGGGAGACGGCTGCTCGGCGTGCGGTGTCGACGACGGGTACACGTGCAGCGGCGCGCCGAGCGTCTGTGAGGAAGCCACGCTCACGCCGTTCACCGAGGGGCCCCGTCTGGGGATCTCGATCCCGGATGATGCGCGTTATGACGGCAGTCTGGCTTCGATGGTGTGCGTGCCCATCGCGGTGACGACGGCCAGTGACGCTCTCGTGCGGCAGGTGGAACTCAGCGTTGGGATCCAGCATCCCTACCTGGGTGATCTGGTCATCAAGGTGGCCAGTCCTGACGAGACGGTGCTCACGGTCATGAGCCGTCCTGGCGTGAACGATCCCGAAGACTCTTCCTTCGGATCGAACGGAGACTCCTCGAACCTCGAGGCAGCCCATCCCATCCGCTTCGCGGATGGTGAGGCGCGCTCCGCGCAGACGATGGGGAGTTCGATCGGTGGCGGCAGCGTGGTCTGCAAGGACGACAACCGCTGCGACTACGCGCCCGCACCGGAAAGGGGACCTGGGACCGCTTTCTCGGACTTTCATGGGAAACCCGCGACCGGGAGCTGGCGGGTCTGCGTGGCGGATGGGGACACGAACGACTCAGGGAGCATCGACATGGTGTCGTTGTCGATCCTGGCCTGGTGA
- a CDS encoding HAD family hydrolase, producing MLRYQTVLFDLDGTLVDSIRLILDSFHHTFAAFGLPPRDEAELLRGIGVPLAKLLSGWSPDPATADAMLATFRAYNQERHDATIRPYPGILSAVDTLGALGVRLGIVTSKTRRFAEMGLRVTGLEAAFPVLVCGDEVTHPKPHREPVDRALALLYAAPEEALFVGDSLHDLHAGNAAHVATGAALWGAFTREDLVSGNPTHWLSTPHELLEVVQGERLSTTSGSG from the coding sequence ATGCTCCGTTATCAGACCGTACTTTTCGATCTCGACGGCACCCTGGTCGACTCGATCCGTCTCATCCTCGACAGCTTCCACCACACCTTCGCCGCGTTCGGCCTCCCCCCACGCGACGAGGCCGAGCTGCTCCGCGGCATCGGCGTCCCCCTCGCCAAGCTGCTCTCCGGATGGAGCCCCGATCCCGCGACGGCCGACGCGATGCTGGCCACGTTCCGCGCATACAATCAGGAGCGCCACGACGCCACCATCCGCCCTTACCCCGGCATCCTCAGCGCCGTCGACACCCTCGGGGCGCTCGGCGTTCGCCTCGGCATCGTCACCAGCAAGACCCGGCGCTTCGCCGAGATGGGCCTCCGGGTGACCGGCCTGGAGGCGGCGTTCCCCGTCCTGGTCTGCGGGGACGAGGTCACCCACCCCAAGCCCCACCGGGAGCCGGTGGACCGCGCGCTCGCACTCCTGTACGCCGCGCCCGAGGAGGCACTCTTCGTGGGCGACAGCCTGCACGACCTTCACGCTGGCAACGCGGCCCACGTGGCCACCGGCGCCGCCCTGTGGGGCGCCTTCACACGCGAAGACCTGGTCAGCGGGAACCCCACACACTGGCTCAGCACGCCCCACGAACTGCTCGAGGTGGTGCAGGGGGAACGCCTGTCCACCACCAGTGGATCCGGGTAA
- a CDS encoding histidine kinase dimerization/phospho-acceptor domain-containing protein produces MIRLVITAAAAICLILLVAIFVSRLVRTRTAGMSVRMQIFIALGAVIGAFALGLGVLVIDRIEARARFLAEGSARDEAAVFAAVVAMEIETRGVRLEDVRSVDAGGLDVVLNLALLDPEGRTVRSSGPSPGEPGNVFVTAPVLVRGERVGAVRVVKPTIVVERMVADFAPPILVLSTVLVAAAAVSSLIIGRAIAAPIESLTDFAVRVSEGERRAPPPPAHGREVQRLARAIDTMRRDLEGRPFVETFAADLSHELKNPVAAIRASAEVLEGGALDDREEATRFVGRIQEATARIEAMLGDLLSLARMEARGVEQMEVVDLMSVAEAAADRARERGSAVVVTGAGAIVRGDALWLGRALDNLLDNARMHGDPEAPVRVALTRADSKVLLSVKSRGQIARHIAGRMFRRFVTTRADKGGTGLGLAIVRAIAEAHSGSAECIERGPPDVEVQLSLPAA; encoded by the coding sequence ATGATCCGGCTGGTCATCACGGCGGCCGCCGCGATCTGTCTCATCCTCCTCGTCGCCATCTTCGTCTCGCGCCTGGTGCGGACGCGCACCGCCGGGATGAGCGTCCGGATGCAGATCTTCATCGCGCTCGGCGCGGTGATCGGCGCCTTCGCCCTGGGCCTGGGGGTGCTGGTCATCGATCGTATCGAGGCGCGCGCGCGTTTCCTCGCGGAGGGGTCGGCGCGTGACGAGGCGGCGGTGTTCGCGGCCGTGGTGGCGATGGAGATCGAGACGCGGGGTGTGCGCCTCGAGGATGTGCGCAGCGTCGACGCGGGGGGGCTCGACGTGGTGCTGAACCTGGCGCTGCTCGATCCAGAGGGGAGGACGGTGAGGTCGAGCGGCCCCTCCCCGGGGGAGCCAGGGAACGTCTTCGTCACCGCGCCGGTGCTGGTGCGCGGCGAGCGGGTGGGGGCGGTGCGCGTGGTCAAGCCGACGATCGTGGTGGAGCGGATGGTCGCCGACTTCGCGCCGCCCATCCTGGTGCTCAGCACGGTGCTGGTCGCCGCCGCCGCGGTGTCGTCGCTGATCATCGGGCGCGCGATCGCCGCGCCCATCGAGTCGCTCACCGACTTCGCCGTGCGCGTGAGCGAGGGGGAGCGGAGGGCGCCGCCGCCACCTGCGCATGGGCGCGAGGTGCAGCGGCTCGCGCGCGCGATCGATACCATGCGCCGCGATCTGGAGGGCAGGCCGTTCGTCGAGACGTTCGCCGCCGATCTCTCGCACGAGCTGAAGAACCCGGTGGCCGCGATCCGGGCGAGCGCGGAGGTGCTGGAGGGCGGCGCGCTCGATGATCGAGAGGAGGCGACGCGCTTCGTGGGCCGCATCCAGGAGGCGACGGCGCGCATCGAGGCGATGCTCGGGGATCTGCTGTCGCTCGCGCGGATGGAGGCGCGCGGTGTGGAGCAGATGGAGGTGGTGGATCTGATGAGCGTGGCCGAGGCGGCAGCGGACCGCGCGCGCGAGCGGGGGAGCGCCGTGGTGGTGACCGGTGCGGGCGCGATCGTGCGGGGTGACGCCCTGTGGCTGGGTCGCGCGCTGGACAACCTGCTCGACAACGCGCGGATGCACGGCGATCCAGAGGCGCCGGTGCGGGTCGCGCTCACGCGCGCGGACAGCAAGGTGCTCCTGTCGGTGAAGAGCCGAGGTCAGATCGCGCGTCACATCGCGGGGCGGATGTTCCGACGCTTCGTGACCACGCGGGCCGACAAAGGTGGCACCGGGCTCGGCCTGGCGATCGTGAGGGCAATCGCCGAAGCCCACAGTGGGTCGGCCGAGTGCATCGAGCGTGGGCCTCCCGACGTGGAGGTCCAGCTTTCTTTGCCTGCAGCGTGA
- a CDS encoding matrixin family metalloprotease — protein MASGSRASAVVVASAFALLATSEAAAYCRSTTCRGVDACDGEIIEGCLPLQWKRSCIGFALQEDASSDVTLERANEALDAAFDAWQTADCGGATPGISVENMGTVTCDQTEYNKKAGNANILVFRDEVWPHVDGQHNIALTTVSYDPRNGELYNADIEVNTANYEFVDGDMYDLRSVLTHEAGHFLGMGHALTDDATMRPVYDVYSTDFRVLSPDDAAGICATYPPREEGSGHCNPIPRHGFARECGDDQAPGRCGMSPASASTAGGGAIALFGMSVMVAAVRRRRRTWVRRGEIKGRSGPPPG, from the coding sequence ATGGCTTCTGGCTCGCGTGCGTCGGCGGTGGTCGTCGCCTCGGCCTTTGCGTTGCTCGCGACGAGCGAGGCGGCGGCATACTGTCGCTCCACCACCTGCAGAGGGGTGGATGCGTGTGACGGGGAGATCATCGAGGGATGCTTGCCCCTGCAGTGGAAGCGCTCGTGCATCGGCTTCGCCCTCCAGGAAGATGCATCGAGCGATGTGACGCTGGAGCGTGCAAACGAGGCGCTCGACGCTGCCTTCGACGCCTGGCAGACCGCGGACTGTGGAGGAGCGACGCCGGGCATCAGCGTCGAGAACATGGGGACGGTGACCTGCGATCAGACCGAGTACAACAAGAAGGCGGGCAACGCGAACATCCTCGTCTTCCGCGACGAGGTGTGGCCCCACGTCGACGGGCAGCACAACATCGCGCTCACCACCGTCAGCTACGATCCCAGGAACGGCGAGCTGTACAACGCCGACATCGAGGTCAACACCGCCAACTACGAGTTCGTGGATGGGGACATGTACGATCTCCGATCGGTCCTGACCCACGAGGCCGGTCACTTCCTGGGCATGGGCCACGCGCTGACCGATGATGCGACCATGCGCCCCGTGTACGACGTGTACTCGACGGACTTCAGGGTGCTCTCTCCGGATGATGCGGCAGGGATCTGCGCCACGTATCCGCCCCGCGAGGAGGGCAGCGGGCACTGCAACCCGATTCCGCGTCATGGCTTTGCGCGCGAGTGTGGAGACGATCAGGCGCCAGGGCGCTGCGGCATGTCACCAGCGAGCGCGTCGACGGCAGGAGGCGGCGCGATCGCGCTGTTCGGGATGTCCGTGATGGTTGCTGCGGTGCGGCGTCGGCGCCGTACGTGGGTGAGGCGCGGCGAGATCAAAGGCCGAAGCGGACCCCCGCCCGGGTGA
- a CDS encoding glutathione peroxidase, giving the protein MFTSREGQRVPDVTLRVRQDGEWKDITTKQLFGGKTVIVFALPGAFTPTCSTAHVPRYNELFPAFQARGVDEIVCVSVNDSFVMDAWKQDQKADKVSFVPDGNGVFSEAMGMLVDKADLGFGKRSWRYSMLVRDGVIEKQFIEPEKPGDPYEVSDADTMLRHLGGTAHHDVLLFTKPGCGHCARAKRLLEENKLPYAELPSSPRVLRALPGGGTTPQVFVDGKHIGGADELEKWLQTAGK; this is encoded by the coding sequence ATGTTCACCTCTCGAGAAGGTCAGCGCGTCCCTGACGTGACCCTCCGTGTTCGCCAGGACGGCGAATGGAAGGACATCACCACCAAGCAGCTTTTCGGAGGCAAGACGGTCATCGTCTTCGCCCTGCCCGGAGCTTTCACGCCCACGTGCTCCACGGCGCACGTGCCCCGCTACAACGAACTCTTTCCCGCGTTCCAGGCGCGCGGCGTCGACGAGATCGTCTGTGTCTCCGTCAACGACTCCTTCGTGATGGACGCCTGGAAGCAGGACCAGAAGGCCGACAAGGTCTCGTTCGTTCCCGATGGGAACGGCGTGTTCTCCGAGGCCATGGGCATGCTCGTCGACAAGGCGGACCTCGGCTTCGGCAAGCGCTCGTGGCGCTACTCGATGCTCGTCCGTGATGGCGTGATCGAGAAGCAGTTCATCGAGCCCGAGAAGCCCGGCGATCCCTACGAGGTCTCGGATGCAGACACCATGCTGCGCCACCTCGGCGGCACCGCGCACCACGACGTCCTGCTCTTCACCAAGCCCGGCTGCGGTCACTGCGCCCGCGCCAAGCGGCTCCTGGAGGAGAACAAGCTGCCGTATGCCGAGCTGCCCAGCTCCCCCCGCGTGCTCCGCGCCCTCCCGGGCGGCGGCACGACGCCCCAGGTGTTCGTCGATGGCAAGCACATCGGCGGCGCCGACGAGCTGGAGAAGTGGCTCCAGACGGCTGGCAAGTAA
- a CDS encoding YchJ family protein — MPKPQLCPCTSGLSYRACCAPFHAGGEPPDPRTLVRSRYAAFALKEAAYLVRTLDAAHPDRALDATLYTRAIKDGQLRYMGLTLLDAEDVDEVGVARVLFLAKIFERGRDRSFVELSDFRHDGTGWRYLAGINVAARELPAGGAGLTIARFRQG, encoded by the coding sequence ATGCCGAAACCTCAGCTCTGTCCCTGCACTTCCGGCCTGTCCTACCGCGCGTGCTGCGCGCCCTTCCACGCAGGGGGAGAGCCGCCGGATCCCCGGACCCTCGTTCGTTCACGGTATGCGGCGTTCGCGCTCAAGGAGGCCGCGTACCTCGTGCGCACGCTGGACGCCGCACATCCAGATCGCGCGCTCGACGCGACGCTGTACACGCGCGCCATCAAGGATGGCCAGCTCCGTTACATGGGGCTCACGCTGCTCGACGCGGAGGACGTCGACGAGGTGGGCGTCGCGCGGGTGCTGTTTCTCGCGAAGATCTTCGAGCGGGGGCGGGATCGCTCGTTCGTGGAGCTGTCGGACTTTCGTCACGATGGGACGGGGTGGCGCTACCTGGCCGGGATCAACGTGGCGGCGCGGGAGCTCCCTGCCGGGGGGGCTGGTCTCACCATCGCTCGATTCAGGCAAGGTTGA
- a CDS encoding ABC transporter substrate-binding protein, whose translation MPFKSTISVPASSASRSLRRLAPLFAAFALPLGAGGCSLIVEQSTTQCETNDDCVSFPGAICSAEKVCVSSANAACSTNQECVSRLGNNYVCVPSAGTCKSLVSEQCQTIVGTPAPDDAIILGSIAPTTGVDEGIGVPIENAARVAVHDFRDTAAQIADRPRQLVMVGCTDDSSSETARTATRHLLSLDSPAIIGAAFSGITMDIKDETIAAGTLLMSPSATAVGLGDLVDKSLVWRTAPPDTYQAQAIALYISQYLEGQVAESPLKVAVLHRGDDYGRQLRQALENELILNGQRPTHPTNSANYLRFDYGDPDNPDTNPPKLQEAVNAALTSQPHIVVLVGYSEAVNDIFVPLEKALAERPPATTTLPYYVMTDGVVSSDLWDTIGTNNTLRKRVSGTTPGRARSNPVFQAFAKTYKARFDDGGSEVFGAAEAYDAVYVLGYAAATLGTNPVTGPGLAEGIGKLIPPGTPIDAGAAAIPDAITRLRAGEKIDFTGASGPLDFDLGKGEAAGDIQIWCIPSGLDGRARSNILAGLFLDAADPGTLKGSLSSACD comes from the coding sequence GTGCCCTTCAAGTCGACCATTTCCGTTCCAGCGTCGAGCGCCTCGCGCTCGCTCCGACGCCTTGCTCCCCTCTTCGCAGCCTTCGCCCTGCCTCTCGGGGCAGGAGGATGTTCGCTGATCGTCGAGCAGAGCACCACGCAGTGCGAGACGAACGACGACTGCGTGAGCTTCCCTGGAGCGATCTGCTCCGCGGAGAAGGTCTGCGTCTCGAGCGCCAACGCCGCCTGCTCCACGAACCAGGAGTGCGTGTCGCGACTCGGCAACAACTACGTCTGCGTCCCCTCCGCAGGTACATGCAAGAGCCTCGTCTCCGAGCAGTGCCAGACCATCGTCGGCACGCCAGCTCCGGATGACGCCATCATCCTCGGCTCGATCGCCCCGACCACCGGCGTCGATGAAGGCATCGGCGTCCCCATCGAGAACGCGGCTCGGGTCGCCGTCCACGACTTCCGCGATACTGCCGCCCAGATCGCCGACCGCCCCCGCCAGCTCGTCATGGTGGGCTGCACCGACGACAGCAGCTCGGAGACGGCACGGACTGCGACCCGCCACCTGCTCTCGCTCGACTCGCCCGCCATCATCGGGGCAGCGTTCAGCGGCATCACCATGGACATCAAGGACGAGACCATCGCCGCCGGGACGCTCCTCATGTCTCCCTCGGCGACCGCCGTCGGGCTCGGCGATCTCGTCGACAAGAGCCTGGTGTGGCGCACCGCGCCTCCCGACACGTACCAGGCCCAGGCGATCGCGCTCTACATCAGCCAGTACCTCGAAGGTCAAGTGGCCGAGTCGCCCCTCAAGGTGGCCGTCCTACACCGCGGCGACGATTACGGCCGGCAGCTCCGGCAGGCGCTGGAGAACGAGCTGATCCTCAACGGCCAGCGCCCCACCCACCCGACCAACAGTGCGAACTACCTGCGCTTCGACTACGGCGACCCCGACAACCCCGATACCAACCCGCCGAAGCTCCAGGAGGCCGTCAACGCGGCGCTGACGAGCCAGCCGCACATCGTCGTGCTGGTCGGGTACTCCGAAGCGGTCAACGACATCTTCGTGCCGCTGGAGAAGGCGCTGGCCGAGCGGCCCCCGGCCACGACCACATTGCCTTACTACGTGATGACGGACGGCGTGGTCAGCTCGGATCTCTGGGATACCATCGGGACCAACAACACACTTCGTAAGCGGGTCAGTGGGACGACCCCAGGGAGAGCGCGCTCGAACCCTGTGTTCCAGGCCTTCGCCAAGACCTACAAGGCGCGCTTCGACGACGGCGGCTCCGAGGTCTTCGGCGCCGCAGAGGCCTACGACGCCGTGTACGTTCTCGGCTACGCCGCAGCCACGCTTGGCACGAATCCGGTCACGGGCCCTGGGCTCGCAGAGGGGATCGGCAAGCTCATCCCGCCGGGCACCCCCATCGACGCCGGCGCCGCCGCCATCCCCGACGCGATCACACGGCTTCGCGCAGGCGAGAAGATCGACTTCACCGGCGCCTCCGGTCCCCTCGACTTCGATCTGGGCAAGGGCGAGGCAGCCGGCGACATCCAGATCTGGTGCATTCCCTCCGGCCTCGATGGCCGCGCCAGGAGCAACATCCTGGCTGGCCTCTTCCTCGACGCGGCGGATCCTGGAACCCTCAAGGGCTCCCTGAGCAGCGCCTGCGACTGA
- the uppS gene encoding polyprenyl diphosphate synthase, translated as MAHPNLPRHIAIILDGNGRWASTRGLPRPKGHEEGLKAVRLAVRSCRERGIPNLTLYAFSVANWARPKDEIDGLMRVCLEFAESEREECIRRGVAVQVIGDLDELPTLTRRAVEHMVEATRGGTAMTLALALSYGGRRDMVNAMRTLAARAQAGLVIPEEINEASLRSFLTTSELPDPDLIVRTGGEKRLSDFLLYESAYAELFFSDVLWPDFDESVLDQALAAYGRRQRRYGRTGEQAGRVAVP; from the coding sequence ATGGCGCATCCCAACCTTCCCAGGCACATCGCGATCATCCTCGATGGAAACGGTCGCTGGGCGTCGACGCGCGGCCTCCCGCGCCCGAAGGGACACGAAGAAGGGCTGAAGGCCGTGCGCCTCGCCGTGCGTTCGTGCAGGGAGCGTGGGATCCCCAACCTCACCCTCTATGCCTTCAGCGTCGCCAACTGGGCGCGACCCAAGGACGAGATTGATGGTCTGATGCGGGTTTGCCTCGAGTTCGCCGAGAGTGAACGCGAGGAGTGCATCCGCAGGGGCGTGGCCGTGCAGGTCATCGGCGATCTGGACGAGCTTCCCACGCTCACCCGCCGTGCGGTGGAGCACATGGTCGAAGCGACCCGTGGTGGTACGGCGATGACCCTCGCGCTGGCGCTGAGCTACGGCGGGAGGCGCGACATGGTGAACGCGATGCGGACCCTCGCCGCGCGCGCCCAGGCCGGGCTGGTGATCCCCGAGGAGATCAACGAGGCGTCGCTGCGCAGCTTCCTCACCACGAGCGAGTTGCCCGACCCGGATCTCATCGTGCGCACGGGTGGAGAGAAGCGGCTCAGCGACTTCTTGCTCTACGAGTCCGCGTACGCGGAGCTGTTCTTCTCCGACGTGCTCTGGCCCGACTTCGACGAGTCCGTGCTCGACCAAGCCCTCGCTGCGTATGGCCGTCGCCAGCGGCGTTACGGCCGCACGGGCGAGCAAGCCGGCCGCGTCGCGGTGCCTTGA
- a CDS encoding response regulator transcription factor, translating into MAKVLVVEDEPAIAESIAFFLRRDGFGTTVVNTLADAERELPRADLVILDLTLPDGSGFELLSLARRSAAGPAIIVLSSRDSEADRVAALETGADDYVTKPFSPREVVARVRAVLRRAAGHAVATAPSDLPPAPVAAPLALQVDESTRRAHVRGQEVDLTRVEFDLLACMLAAPGRVFTRPQLIDRVWGDGFAITDRTIDSHVKALRKKVVEAGGDAALIETVRGVGYRVTDRPAQDGEGSKGEA; encoded by the coding sequence ATGGCGAAGGTCCTGGTGGTCGAGGACGAGCCGGCGATCGCGGAGTCGATTGCCTTTTTTCTGCGGCGCGACGGCTTCGGCACCACCGTGGTCAACACGCTTGCGGACGCGGAGCGCGAGCTGCCTCGGGCCGATCTGGTGATCCTGGATCTGACGCTGCCCGACGGGAGCGGCTTCGAGCTGCTGAGCCTGGCGCGGCGGAGCGCAGCCGGGCCGGCGATCATCGTGCTCTCCAGCCGTGACAGCGAGGCGGATCGGGTCGCTGCGCTGGAGACCGGCGCCGATGACTACGTGACGAAGCCGTTCTCCCCCCGCGAGGTGGTGGCCAGGGTCCGGGCGGTGCTGCGGCGCGCCGCGGGGCACGCCGTGGCGACGGCGCCGTCGGATCTGCCCCCGGCGCCCGTGGCGGCGCCCCTCGCGCTCCAGGTCGACGAGTCGACGCGGCGGGCTCACGTGCGTGGTCAGGAGGTCGATCTCACCCGGGTGGAGTTCGATCTGCTCGCCTGCATGCTGGCCGCGCCAGGGCGGGTGTTCACCCGGCCGCAGCTCATCGATCGCGTGTGGGGAGACGGGTTCGCGATCACGGATCGGACCATCGACTCGCACGTGAAGGCGCTGCGGAAGAAGGTGGTGGAGGCGGGGGGAGACGCGGCGCTCATCGAGACCGTGCGCGGGGTGGGCTACCGGGTGACGGATCGGCCCGCGCAGGACGGGGAGGGGAGCAAGGGAGAAGCATGA